Part of the Chroogloeocystis siderophila 5.2 s.c.1 genome, ACACCCCGTCACGACCGAATACTACGCGAAACTGCGCGAGTGCTTCTTGTGCTGTTTCTGGAGTGGCGACAGGATAAACAAGTAAATTCGGTAACGGAGTTTGCGCGATCGCATCATTGGCGATCGCATTCGTCGATCGATATCCGACAATTGCACCGTTGGCTGTAGCACTCACGCGGTAGATTAAATCGTGATTGACCGTGCGAGTCTTCCAAACGCGATTGATGCGGTTGTAGAGTTTTTGTTGCAGCCAGGCGATTTGTTCGGTGTCAGTAATTGCTGCGGCTAAATTACTGCTACGCGATCGCGATTGTGGTTGTGGTTCTTCGGGACGACGAACTTCGGGAATGGGGACGAAAAAGAACGCGATCGCCGCTAATGCTAAACTCGACACTCCAACTGCGGCTGGTACGGCTTGTTTTGTTAACTGTGGCGTGTGTCCCGCATAGCGTTTAGAGACAGGAGCTAGCTGTAACGACATTGTGGGTAACGTTTGGCTATCCGCAAAGAATTGATCGACGGCTTCTACCAAATCAAACAGTTGCACCGTGGTTAAATCGATCGTCACGGGGGTATTCGTCGCTTCTGAGTTAGGATTTGAGGCGCTTGAATAGACAGTTAACCGATGACGATTAGGATCAATTTGCTGCAATTGCACTAAACCTGACTCGTTTCGATGCGCTTCAGGATGAGGAACTTTGCTCAAAAATTCTTGAGCATAACCACTCACCGCCGTTACTAAACTCTCAAAAAATTCTCGTCCTCCCGTCAAAGGTTGTTTAGCTCCTGCTAAGTGACATTCTGCATTCACCAATATCGAAAGCACGGGTCTAACACTTGGAGACTGCTCGTTTATAGGCTCGCTTAAACCCTCTACAAAGAGAGTACAATTAGGCAAACTGTACTTGCGTTGAATTGTCTTCATTCTACTTCCCCGTCAAACAAACTCATCCACAACCTCTGAGTTCCGGCAGTCCCAGTACAAAATAGTAATTGTCCTAATAAACTGAGTGCGAGTTCGTTTAACTTATCATCAGAATTGTAAGCTAAGACTCCTGAACGGCGCGGGTTCATGCGGCTACGGAAATGCGCGCGAAAACGCTCTAGGTAATTCGCTAAACGTAAGTTCTGCTCTAGAGGAATTTGCTTATCTCTCATCTGTTGATAAGCTAACAACAATTGGCGCAGTAAAACTGTCAAGCGTCTTGCTATATGACACGCGATGACAACGAGCGCTTTTGCCTCAACAATACTTAACAAACGGCGCGTATGCCCTCTACGTAATGGATTTGTACTGCGTAGCCGCCACAAATTCACCCGATTTTTGATAATGTCTTGAAGTTCTAGTTCTCGTGCTACATCCAGAAGAGCTTCAGAACCACCTATTTCTAAAGCTTCGATTGCTAGTAGAATCAAGTCAATTTGCAAACAGGTGCGGCGGGGACACCCTTTTTCTTCAATAGGTGGATAAGGTAAATAATCTAAAATCAAAGGATTGGACTGGACAGCAGCCGCATCTATTGGTACTACACTTACAGAAGCATTCATGTTATCAAACGATCTCGGGTGAAGAGGAATTTTGCCATACAAACTTCCACTAGATTGCCAAATTACACGACAAAACGTCCACTTTTGGCATGGAAGCAAGATTCCCCTACTGGTTGAACTGACGGATCTTGAGTCAATTAGATCCCAGCTTCGCAGCAATTAAGCAAGAGGCCGAGGATACATCTACTATAGTTCGCGAGTTCGAGCTAGATTCAGCGATTTTATGGTTGAGAATTATTTACTAACTTACAAATGTCAGCAACAATTCAGATTTATCTAGATTTCTAGTGTACGATTTTTCAGGCATCATTGAGGAATCGGGAACTAGGGAGCAGAAGCAAGAACCTGATAACCTTGTCTAACTCAACAAGACATTAATTTTTGTTGAAAATATTATGCTACTTTACACTAATTTACTCTTGGCAACACGCTTATGGATCTCAAGTCCTTAATTCGTGATATTCCCGATTTTCCTAAACCTGGAATTTTATTTCGAGACATCACGACGCTTCTGCGCGATGCAGATGGTTTACGCTACACGATTGATTCCCTAACCGATAAATTTCAGGTAGCGAATCTGAAAGCAGATTATGTCGTCGGGATGGAATCGCGGGGCTTTATTATTGGCGCGCCTTTAGCTTATAAATTAGGGGCTGGTTTTATTCCAGTCCGCAAACCAGGAAAATTACCGTCGTCGGTTCATGCTGTCGAGTATCAACTGGAATATGGAATGGATCGGTTGGAGGTGCATCAAGACGCTTTACAGCCAGGTAGCCCAGTGTTAATCGTTGACGATCTGCTGGCGACAGGGGGAACCGCAAGCGCAACTGCCAAATTAGTACAACAGATCGGCTGCAAGTTAATTGGCTTTGGGTTTATTATCGAGCTACGGGATTTACAAGGACGACAACAGTTGCCTGATGGTGTACCTGTCATCTCGCTGGTTGAATATTGATGGTAACGAGATTGTCTTGACTTGACTCTGGCTACGAGCGAACTGCGATTATGACTTCGAGTAAGGTTTCTGCGATTGCCCGTTGGGGCTGGCTGAATCGGTTATTTGATAGCGAAACGGTTGTTTATGTCGTTAAGCGGCTACTACAGGCACTGCTAACGCTGTTACTCGCATCAGCACTTTCGTTTTTTATTATTCAGTTGGCTCCTGGCGATTATCTCGACACGCTAAGGCAAAATCCGCAAATTTCGCCCGAACGCATCGAGGAACTACGCCAGCAGTTTGGTTTAGATCGCTCGTGGATCGAGCAGTACGGACGTTGGCTGTGGCGGATCGTGACGCAAGGCGATTTTGGCACAAGTTTCGTCTATCAACGCTCGGTGGCTTCGTTATTGTGGGAGCGAGTTGGTGCAACGTTGTTGCTTGCGATCGCATCTCTCGTTCTGACGTGGGCGATCGCCATTCCGCTGGGAATTGTAGCCGCAGTCAAACAAAATCATTGGAGCGATCGCTTGTTACAAGTTATCAGCTACACAGGACAAGGTTTTCCTAGCTTTATCACTGCGCTTTTACTTCTCATTTTTGCCCAAAATACTTCGCCCCTCTTTCCTGTGGGTGGAATGACAAGTATTAACCATGCTGACTTTTCGCCATTTGGCAGAATTTTGGATGTTGCTTGGCACATGATCCTGCCCACGATCGCATTAAGCATCACCAGTTTTGCGGGTTTGCAACGCATCACGCGGGGTGAGTTATTGGATGTTTTGCGACAAGACTACATTCAAACGGCGCGCGCTAAAGGCTTGCCAGAAAACCGTGTCATCTATGTTCATGCGTTACGCAATGCGGTGAACCCATTAATTACAATTCTCGGTTTTGAACTCGCTAGTTTATTGAGCGGTGCATTTATTGCCGAATTTTTCTTTAATTGGCCTGGTTTGGGGCGCTTAATTCTGCAAGCGGTTTTAGCACAAGATTTGTATCTCGTCATGGCAAGCTTAACGATGGGCGCGGTGATGCTCATTGTCGGTAACTTGATTGCCGATTTGCTCCTCAAAGTCGTAGATCCCAGAATTCGTTTAGAGAATATTAATTAAATGAAACTAGAGTCAGGAGTTAAAAATAATCTCAGATAGCTCCTGAGGTTTTCTGCTTATGTCACAAATATATTATTTAATCCGCTCCAGAGCCGACGGACGTTATCTTGTTGCTCACCCTCAAACTGCGACTGAAACGACAAAAAAAGATGGCTATTTGTTAATGTTTCGCGAAGATTTTGACGCACTTAGCTATCTCAATACGCATGGTGCAGACGTAGCAGAGCAATTTGCTGTAGAATCAGTTGCTGGTAGTCAAGTTAAAAGCCTACTTCAAAGATGGGGTTTTGTCGGTGTCGGTATTGTGCAAGATCCTTTACTACCAAAAGTAGACTTTTTAACTCATTTTTAGGCTTCCACTTGGTGATTAACATATCTATCTTGCTGTAGATGTATCTAAATGAACATTTCACGATACAACTACAAGTAGTTGTATAGGATTCTGCTTAGTCTTATCCTGTTAATAACCTAATTAATGGTCAATTGCTATAACCAGGAGAAACTTGGTATGCGCTCTATTCGTTTCAAATTTTCTGCTTTGCGTCCAGCCCGTGTTTTGATAGCTATCTGTGCTTGTGTTTTTCTAGTATTATCCAGTGCTACACCTGCTTTAAGTGGTACAGAGACTCCACAACCTAATGCTGCTCCATCCGCGCCCCAGCAAGGTGAGGCGAATCTGACAGCAATCGAAAAAGAAGCACAGAAAGCAGCTTTAGACGATCCCTACTCTCGTAAAGAAACGCAAGTTAAAGCCAATGAAGGTCTTAACGAAATTCAAGGTGCTGCTGACGCAGAAAAAATGAGTCGTCCAGAAAATGCTCAGGCAACATCAGTTGAAGAAAACTCTAAGAGTTTCCTCGAAGCTTTGACTGGAAAGAAAAAGTAACCTTTGTGATTGGTTAGTTCTTAGTTGTTAATACTTCATAATAAAAGGGTAGAAATTTCTACCCTTTCTTTAATGTTGGTTAACGTAATAAAAAAGGGTTAACCTCACAATTCTTGGTCAACCCGCATACTTGGGAACGCGCTGTATAAACTATTGCAATACCAACTTAACATTGGCATTTTGCAAACCACGCTGCTTAACTTCAGCTAAAGTTTTGTTAACAGCATACTTTTGGTTAATTGAGTTGATTAACTCAGTTTGATTGTGCTTCTTAGCAACGCCCCAAAGGTCAGCAATCAAATCGAACGAACCATCGCTATTGCGAGACCAACCAAGGTCATACTCACCTTCTAATACTGCAACTAAGTCGGCACGAACACGCTGACCATTGTATCCGCGTACATCGGCTTCAGTTTTGGTAGTAATACCCAAGTCGCGTAGAGAAGCCTTGAGGATTTCTACATCAGTAATTTTGGTGCGTAGGGTGCTAAAGTGAGACATTTTAGTTTCCTCCTAAAGGGAAAATTGAGAAAAACAACGTTTGGGATCAGATGGAACCGCGAGCCTTTTGGGAAGTTTGTATTCGCGGCTTTTGACTAAACTGCTAGCATTTGCTAGCCTTTGCTCCTGTTGGTAGCAGGAGAAAGCTTTTAAAACTCCATTCGCTGATACTCAGCAACGGAGGCTGCTGCGGGTCTGGCACGCTGCCTAGCCCAATCTCTGAGGGCTGTGACCTGTTCGGTCATGGTGCGCGATAGGGGCAACGTCGCTTTAATCGCAGCAATAATATCTAATTGCGTAAACTCGCGGTCTTGCGCAAAGGCTTCGTACATCGCAGCAACTAATGCTTGCTCGATTTCTGCACCTGAAAAGCCATCAGCTACTTTGGCAAGTTGTTCAAGGTCAAATCGCGAAATGTCTCGTTTACGCTTGACAAGGTGGATTTGGAAAATTTCTTTACGCTCCTCAGCGTTGGGAAGATCGACAAAGAAAATTTCATCAAAACGACCTTTTCTTAAAAATTCACCTGGTAAACGTTCAACTCGGTTGGCGGTTGCCATTACGAATACTGGAGAAGTTTTTTCTTGCATCCAGGTTAAGAACGAACCAAAAATTCGACTTGATGTTCCGCCGTCTGAATCAGCAGATCCGGTACCACCAGCAAAGGCTTTATCGAGTTCATCTATGAAGAGAATTGCTGGTGAAATCGATTCGGCTGTCTTTAAGGCATTGCGTAAGTTAGCTTCGGATCGACCTACCATTGAGCCGTCATAAACTCTACCCATATCAAGACGGAGTAGTGGTAAACCCCAGAGTCGAGATGTTGTTTTGGCAATAAGTGACTTACCACAACCAGGGACACCGAGAATTAACATTCCTTTAGGTTGAGGTAGTCCATACTCGCGCGCTCTTTCAGTAAAGGCGTTCGAGCGTTGTTTTAGCCACCGTTTGAGTTCTTCTAAGCCACCAACAGCCTCTAGAGTTTCGTCCTCTTCGATAAATTCCAAAATACCGTTACGGCGAATTAGCTGCTTTTTCTCCGATAAAACGATGTCTACTTCGTTTTCGGTCAGTTGACCTTTAGTATAAACCTGAGCCTTACGGTAAACTTTCTCAGCTTCATCGCGCGTTAAACCCAAAGCTGCTTTAAGAAGTTTTTCTCTTGCCTCGGTACTTAACCGCCGGTTTCGGCTTTGCTCCAACTGCCGAGATAGCACATCATTAAGCTCAGTCATGTCGGGGAGCGCAAAGTCAAGAACGACGACTTCTTTTTCCAACTCGATGGGGATTTGCTGTAATGGCGACATCAAAATAATGGTTTTCTGCGTGCCTTTGAAGCTGGCGATCGCATCTCTTAACCATCGTGTTGTTGCAGGTGAATCAATAAAAGGATGTAAATCTTTGAAAATAAATATGCTTGCTTCGCGTTGGCGGATTACCCATTCAATCGCGGCTTCTGGCGACACGGTATTGTGTTGCGTAATATTCCGGGGTTGACCATACTCAACAATACCGTGGGTGACAGTCCAGACAAAGATTCGCCGTTGGGGTCGCGTTTGGGCGATCATCGATATTGCCTGCTCAGCCCGTTCTTCCTCGGAGGTCACAAGGTAGATTAGAGGGTATTGAGCTTGTATTAAGACGTTTAGCTCTTCTTTCATTGCCGACGACCTACTTGGAACCTTAGTTGATGCAGACAGACGCTTGATACAAATTCACCTCGGATTAAGTCTTTAGCAAGGAACTAGTTCTTCACCTTGCGGACTTGCTTCCACTTGTGCAACCTGTTCGACGGGTACTTCTTCCCGAACTCCAGGTTGTTCGCCTACCGGAACCATTTTTCCGTCTCGCATAACAAGTGCCGTTTCACATTCAGGGCAGTTGTATAAGCGATGGTTTCTGCCGTGGTTTGCTTCTGTCTCTTCTACTACTTCAGAATGATTGAGATAGAAGATTAAAGCTTTTTCGGCAATGTCGGACATTGGTTCTGAGTCGATTGCGGCTCGAATTTTGAGTTTTCGATGCAATTCTGGCGACAAATATAAAGTAACTTTTTGCTTAGCTTGCATATAACTTTTGAGTGGTCTTACCCGGGTATGCATATTACGTTATCGACTCTATCATTAGTTGTCAAGACTGCAAAGCGTTTTAACGTCAATAATGTTACATATCTTAATGTTTAACGCGAAGGAAATAGCTAGGGTAAAAGTTAAGGATTCGGTGTCAGAAAGTTTGCTAAGCTTAAGCATTCTCACATCGATCTGCGATTCCTAAGCTCTAAATGTAGGGGTGATACTAGTTACGGTAGTGGAGCGCATACCTCCACAACACAGTAGCTACACAAGTTGAGAGACCTATTTGCGTATTAGCGCTTTCTCATCCTGGTGATGACTTCTACATTTAGTGGTTTATAGGGGTCACAAACCTGATAGATTTAGCGAAGATCAGCGAGTTAGCACAGTTTGAAGATGAAAGTCCTGGTTATTGGTGGCGATGGCTATTGCGGTTGGGCAACCGCACTGTACCTTTCTAATCAAGGGTACGAAGTTGGCATTCTAGATAGCTTGGTACGGCGGTACTGGGATCTGGAATTAGGCGTAGAAACATTAACTCCGATTGCGCCGATCAAACAAAGACTACAGCGATGGCAAGATTTGACGGGAAAATCGATCGACCTATTTGTCGGTGATATTAACAATTACGATTTTCTGAATCAGGCGCTACATAAGTTTGAACCAGATGCGATCGTTCATTTTGGCGAACAGCGATCGGCTCCATTTTCGATGATTGACCGCGAACACGCCGTTTTAACCCAAGTCAACAATGTCGTCGGAACATTAAATTTGTTGTACGCGATGCGCGAGTTTCCTGACTGTCACTTAGTGAAGTTGGGAACAATGGGTGAATACGGTACGCCAAACATCGATATTGAAGAAGGCTATATCACGATTGAACACAATGGACGCAAAGACACACTACCTTATCCAAAACAGCCAGGTAGTATGTATCATCTCAGCAAAGTCCATGACAGCCACAACATTCACTTTGCTTGTCGCATTTGGGGCTTGCGCGCAACCGACTTGAACCAAGGTGTTGTTTATGGCGTGTTGACTGAAGAAACAGGGATGGATGAGTTGCTGATCAACCGCTTAGACTACGACGGTATTTTTGGCACCGCGCTTAACCGTTTTTGTATTCAAGCTGCCATTGGTCATCCGCTGACAGTTTATGGTCAAGGAGGTCAAACGCGGGGCTTTTTAGATATCCGCGATACAGTGCGGTGTGTGGAACTCGCGATCGCAAATCCAGCGCAACCTGGAGAATTTCGCGTATTTAACCAGTTCACCGAACAGTTTAGCGTTGGTGACTTAGCGTTAATGGTGAAAAAAGCTGGACAATCGTTGGGATTGAGCGTCGAAATCAACAACATTGATAATCCGAGAATCGAGAAAGAAGAACATTACTTCAACGCCAAAAACACAAATTTACTCAACTTAGGATTACAGCCGCATTATCTTTCAGAAGCATTGCTTGATTCGTTACTTAACTTTGCGGTCAAGTATCAGCATCGCGTTGACCACAGCCAAATTCTGCCAAAAGTTTCTTGGCGGAGATAGTCAGGAGTTAATCGTCAGTGGTCAGTAGTAACTTATCGCTGACAACTGACAGCCAAAAAATAACAACTGACAACCTACAACCTATGCGAATCGCCTTATTTACAGAAACCTTTTTACCCAAGGTCGATGGTATTGTCACGCGCTTAAGCCATACTATCGATCATCTCCAGCGTAACGGCAATCAAGTCATGGTATTTGCCCCTGAGGGCGGAATTGCAGAGTACAAAGGCGCTAAAGTGCATGGTGTCTCAGGCTTTCCCTTACCACTGTATCCGGAGTTGAAATTAGCACTACCTCGACCTGCGATCGGTCACGCACTAGAAAACTTTCAGCCGGATATTATTCATGTTGTAAATCCAGCCGTTTTAGGCTTGGCTGGGTTGTTTTATGGCAAAGCGCTCAAAATTCCCTTAGTCGCTTCCTACCATACGCATTTGCCACAATATCTACAACACTATGGCTTGGGAATGTTAGAAGGCTTGCTATGGGAATTGCTCAAGACGGGTCACAACCAAGCAGAAATTAATTTATGTACTTCAACAGCGATGATGCAGGAGCTAGCTGCGCATGGTATTGAACGGATAGCATTGTGGCAACGGGGTGTAGATACAGAATTATTTCATCCGGATCAGGCGAGTAGAGAAATGCGATCGCATCTCAGCCAGGGTCATCCTGAAAAGCCGCTGCTGTTGTATGTCGGACGCTTATCAGCAGAAAAAGAAATTGAGCGGATTAAAGCGATTTTGACAGCGATTCCCGAAGCGCGTTTAGCCTTAGTTGGCGATGGACCACATCGTCACGCCTTAGAAAAGCACTTTGCTCAAACACCAACGCATTTTGTTGGTTATCTCACTGGTAAAGATTTAGCAGCGGCGTTTGCGTCAGCAGATGCGTTTATTTTTCCTTCGCGGACAGAAACGCTAGGATTAGTACTACTAGAAGCTATGGCAGCAGGTTGTCCGGTTGTTGCAGCAAATTCAGGTGGTGTTCCTGATATTGTGACTTCCGGTGTCAATGGTTATTTGTTCGAGCCGGATGCGGATGATGCAGGCGCGATCGCGGCGACACAACGCTTATTAGAACAAACACAAGAGCGTGAAATAATTCGGCAAAATGCCCGTAAAGAAGCTGAACGTTGGGGCTGGGGAGCAGCTACACGCCAACTACAAGATTATTACGCGAGTGTGTTGTCGCAGAAGTTAGCTAGCTTAACACGCTAAGCCATCCACTTACGCGGGCGGATTTTCGCTATCGTCTTGAAAGAGATTTTCGCCAATACCCAGTTGCTTTTTCGTGCGTTTGAGGTCTTTCCAAAGCGCATGAATTTGCTTATAAGACTCTTCGGGGGATAGTTTCCCAGCCGTTTCTAGATTACATATGTAGCTGACGCGCTGGGCAAACTCTTGTAGGTTGGCATTGAAAACCAGGTTCTCTGGCTTAACTTTGCCATAGTAGCGACTGCGCGGATAGAGAAATTCAGATTGATTCGCCATCGCAGATCCAGTTTTATGAAACGCCCTTATTGATCTAACATCAAGCAATACAAACGGCAATACGTATTTTGCCGACAACTTTTGAGATTGTGGCTACAACTTGTAGTTAGATTTTAATCGATACCAACTAGTATATCGTCAATTTGTTAACTTATTTTTAACCAATATTTAACTTTTTCTTAGCTTGGTGACTGAAGTTGCAGCTTAACAACGAAGTCCGCCTACGTGGACTTCATAATTGAGAGAGGTCAAGGTTAAGAAAATCACCCTGACTCCTTTTTCATGACTCTTCATCAAGTAAAACCGAGTCTTGCAGGTGTTGCGGAGGAATAGCCGCAATAATTGCATCAAGAACTTTTGCGACAGGAATGATTTCCAAATTGACATCAGGGAGGTTTTGCCCTTTGGGAACGATCGCGCGCTTGAAACCCAGTTTTGCGGCTTCTTTGAGACGGAGTTCCATTTGCGAAACTGCTCGCAATTGCCCACCCAAGCCAACCTCACCGATTAAAACTGTCCCTGGATCGACGACGCGATCGCGAAACGAGGCGACGACAGCGATCGCCACACCAAGATCTACAGCAGGTTCTTCAACACTCAAACCACCCGCCGAAGCAACGTAGCTGTCTAGCTTAGAT contains:
- a CDS encoding DUF4335 domain-containing protein — encoded protein: MKTIQRKYSLPNCTLFVEGLSEPINEQSPSVRPVLSILVNAECHLAGAKQPLTGGREFFESLVTAVSGYAQEFLSKVPHPEAHRNESGLVQLQQIDPNRHRLTVYSSASNPNSEATNTPVTIDLTTVQLFDLVEAVDQFFADSQTLPTMSLQLAPVSKRYAGHTPQLTKQAVPAAVGVSSLALAAIAFFFVPIPEVRRPEEPQPQSRSRSSNLAAAITDTEQIAWLQQKLYNRINRVWKTRTVNHDLIYRVSATANGAIVGYRSTNAIANDAIAQTPLPNLLVYPVATPETAQEALAQFRVVFGRDGVLQVSPWQS
- a CDS encoding glycosyltransferase family 4 protein, which gives rise to MRIALFTETFLPKVDGIVTRLSHTIDHLQRNGNQVMVFAPEGGIAEYKGAKVHGVSGFPLPLYPELKLALPRPAIGHALENFQPDIIHVVNPAVLGLAGLFYGKALKIPLVASYHTHLPQYLQHYGLGMLEGLLWELLKTGHNQAEINLCTSTAMMQELAAHGIERIALWQRGVDTELFHPDQASREMRSHLSQGHPEKPLLLYVGRLSAEKEIERIKAILTAIPEARLALVGDGPHRHALEKHFAQTPTHFVGYLTGKDLAAAFASADAFIFPSRTETLGLVLLEAMAAGCPVVAANSGGVPDIVTSGVNGYLFEPDADDAGAIAATQRLLEQTQEREIIRQNARKEAERWGWGAATRQLQDYYASVLSQKLASLTR
- a CDS encoding adenine phosphoribosyltransferase; translated protein: MDLKSLIRDIPDFPKPGILFRDITTLLRDADGLRYTIDSLTDKFQVANLKADYVVGMESRGFIIGAPLAYKLGAGFIPVRKPGKLPSSVHAVEYQLEYGMDRLEVHQDALQPGSPVLIVDDLLATGGTASATAKLVQQIGCKLIGFGFIIELRDLQGRQQLPDGVPVISLVEY
- a CDS encoding UDP-sulfoquinovose synthase translates to MKVLVIGGDGYCGWATALYLSNQGYEVGILDSLVRRYWDLELGVETLTPIAPIKQRLQRWQDLTGKSIDLFVGDINNYDFLNQALHKFEPDAIVHFGEQRSAPFSMIDREHAVLTQVNNVVGTLNLLYAMREFPDCHLVKLGTMGEYGTPNIDIEEGYITIEHNGRKDTLPYPKQPGSMYHLSKVHDSHNIHFACRIWGLRATDLNQGVVYGVLTEETGMDELLINRLDYDGIFGTALNRFCIQAAIGHPLTVYGQGGQTRGFLDIRDTVRCVELAIANPAQPGEFRVFNQFTEQFSVGDLALMVKKAGQSLGLSVEINNIDNPRIEKEEHYFNAKNTNLLNLGLQPHYLSEALLDSLLNFAVKYQHRVDHSQILPKVSWRR
- a CDS encoding DUF7219 family protein; translation: MANQSEFLYPRSRYYGKVKPENLVFNANLQEFAQRVSYICNLETAGKLSPEESYKQIHALWKDLKRTKKQLGIGENLFQDDSENPPA
- a CDS encoding low temperature-induced protein, with protein sequence MRSIRFKFSALRPARVLIAICACVFLVLSSATPALSGTETPQPNAAPSAPQQGEANLTAIEKEAQKAALDDPYSRKETQVKANEGLNEIQGAADAEKMSRPENAQATSVEENSKSFLEALTGKKK
- a CDS encoding ABC transporter permease codes for the protein MTSSKVSAIARWGWLNRLFDSETVVYVVKRLLQALLTLLLASALSFFIIQLAPGDYLDTLRQNPQISPERIEELRQQFGLDRSWIEQYGRWLWRIVTQGDFGTSFVYQRSVASLLWERVGATLLLAIASLVLTWAIAIPLGIVAAVKQNHWSDRLLQVISYTGQGFPSFITALLLLIFAQNTSPLFPVGGMTSINHADFSPFGRILDVAWHMILPTIALSITSFAGLQRITRGELLDVLRQDYIQTARAKGLPENRVIYVHALRNAVNPLITILGFELASLLSGAFIAEFFFNWPGLGRLILQAVLAQDLYLVMASLTMGAVMLIVGNLIADLLLKVVDPRIRLENIN
- a CDS encoding DUF1257 domain-containing protein encodes the protein MSHFSTLRTKITDVEILKASLRDLGITTKTEADVRGYNGQRVRADLVAVLEGEYDLGWSRNSDGSFDLIADLWGVAKKHNQTELINSINQKYAVNKTLAEVKQRGLQNANVKLVLQ
- a CDS encoding DUF3038 domain-containing protein gives rise to the protein MNASVSVVPIDAAAVQSNPLILDYLPYPPIEEKGCPRRTCLQIDLILLAIEALEIGGSEALLDVARELELQDIIKNRVNLWRLRSTNPLRRGHTRRLLSIVEAKALVVIACHIARRLTVLLRQLLLAYQQMRDKQIPLEQNLRLANYLERFRAHFRSRMNPRRSGVLAYNSDDKLNELALSLLGQLLFCTGTAGTQRLWMSLFDGEVE
- a CDS encoding AAA family ATPase, whose amino-acid sequence is MKEELNVLIQAQYPLIYLVTSEEERAEQAISMIAQTRPQRRIFVWTVTHGIVEYGQPRNITQHNTVSPEAAIEWVIRQREASIFIFKDLHPFIDSPATTRWLRDAIASFKGTQKTIILMSPLQQIPIELEKEVVVLDFALPDMTELNDVLSRQLEQSRNRRLSTEAREKLLKAALGLTRDEAEKVYRKAQVYTKGQLTENEVDIVLSEKKQLIRRNGILEFIEEDETLEAVGGLEELKRWLKQRSNAFTERAREYGLPQPKGMLILGVPGCGKSLIAKTTSRLWGLPLLRLDMGRVYDGSMVGRSEANLRNALKTAESISPAILFIDELDKAFAGGTGSADSDGGTSSRIFGSFLTWMQEKTSPVFVMATANRVERLPGEFLRKGRFDEIFFVDLPNAEERKEIFQIHLVKRKRDISRFDLEQLAKVADGFSGAEIEQALVAAMYEAFAQDREFTQLDIIAAIKATLPLSRTMTEQVTALRDWARQRARPAAASVAEYQRMEF